The following are encoded in a window of Periplaneta americana isolate PAMFEO1 chromosome 13, P.americana_PAMFEO1_priV1, whole genome shotgun sequence genomic DNA:
- the LOC138712316 gene encoding glutathione S-transferase D5-like: MPIDFYFCVGSPPCNSVRLLAKALKLDLNMKTISIPKQEHMTPAYLKINPLHTIPAISDDGFTLAESRAILSYLVEKYGKDDSLYPKDPKKRAVVNQRLYFDISTLYSNFAAYYFSVFVTGKFGAESHLTKLQEAYQVLDKYLDGQNWAAGDNLTIADMSLISSVTAMQAFDFDVSKYPNVIKWCENMKKLAGYDEIIVEGSEIIKNFYKSNKK, encoded by the exons ATGCCTATCGACTTCTACTTCTGCGTGGGGAGCCCACCATGTAACTCCGTGAGGCTCCTCGCCAAAGCACTGAAACTGGATCTCAACATGAAGACGATAAGCATACCAAAGCAAGAACATATGACGCCCGCTTACCTCAAG ATCAACCCTTTGCACACAATTCCAGCAATTAGTGATGATGGCTTCACCTTGGCTGAAAG CCGTGCGATTCTCAGCTATCTGGTGGAGAAGTACGGAAAGGACGATTCCCTATATCCAAAGGATCCCAAGAAGAGGGCTGTAGTGAATCAGAGACTCTACTTCGACATTTCCACACTCTACAGCAATTTCGCTGCCTACTAT TTTTCAGTCTTTGTCACCGGGAAATTCGGTGCCGAGTCCCATCTGACCAAGCTGCAAGAGGCCTACCAGGTGCTGGACAAGTACCTTGACGGACAGAACTGGGCGGCAGGGGATAACCTCACCATCGCTGACATGTCCCTAATCTCCTCCGTCACTGCCATGCAG gcGTTTGATTTCGACGTTAGCAAGTATCCAAATGTGATCAAGTGGTGCGAAAATATGAAGAAGCTGGCCGGATACGACGAGATTATCGTCGAAGGAAGTGAAATTATTAAGAATTTCTATAAATCCAATAAGAAGTAA